One genomic segment of Bacillota bacterium includes these proteins:
- the aroC gene encoding chorismate synthase, protein MLRYLTAGESHGPSLTVIIEGLPAGVPVDLSSIDRALAGRQEGFGRGGRQRIERDHATPLGGLRRGRTTGGPVAFSIANLDAPNWLGLDQRPPVTTPRPGHADLAAALKYGHADLRDVIERASARETAARVAAGALAEGFLAVFGVEVGAFATAIGPARLPVLPSDYRAAWAAAAASQVRCPDPPTGEAMVEAIKAAAAEGDTLGGTFVVAALGVPPGLGSHVQADRRLDGRLAGALMSIPGIKGVEIGDGFSLAGLPGSRAHDVIEPGFVRPTNHAGGIEGGVTNGQPVVVSAAMKPIPTLGRPLASVDLATGQPAPALKERGDTCAVPAAAVVGGAVVAFELARAWLEKFGGDSLGQTKRAFAGYLEEIVTRGFGRDVDRGEKP, encoded by the coding sequence ATGTTACGCTACCTGACGGCTGGGGAATCCCACGGCCCGTCACTGACCGTCATCATCGAGGGCCTACCTGCCGGCGTGCCGGTGGACCTCAGCTCCATCGACCGGGCCCTGGCCGGCCGGCAGGAGGGCTTTGGAAGGGGCGGACGTCAGAGGATCGAACGGGACCACGCCACCCCCCTCGGCGGGTTGCGGCGCGGCCGGACCACCGGCGGCCCGGTGGCCTTCAGCATCGCCAACCTCGACGCTCCTAATTGGCTGGGCCTGGATCAGCGCCCGCCGGTCACGACGCCCCGGCCGGGCCACGCCGACCTGGCCGCGGCCTTGAAGTACGGGCACGCCGACCTCCGGGACGTGATCGAGCGGGCCAGCGCCCGCGAGACGGCCGCCCGCGTGGCCGCGGGCGCCCTGGCCGAAGGCTTCCTGGCCGTCTTCGGGGTCGAGGTCGGGGCCTTCGCCACAGCCATCGGGCCGGCCCGCCTGCCCGTCCTGCCCTCGGACTACCGAGCGGCCTGGGCGGCCGCGGCCGCTTCCCAAGTCCGCTGCCCCGACCCGCCGACGGGCGAGGCGATGGTCGAGGCGATCAAGGCGGCGGCCGCCGAAGGCGACACCCTCGGTGGGACCTTCGTCGTCGCGGCCCTCGGAGTCCCGCCCGGACTGGGCAGCCACGTCCAGGCCGACCGCCGGCTGGACGGCCGTCTGGCCGGCGCCCTGATGAGCATCCCCGGGATCAAGGGGGTCGAGATCGGGGACGGCTTCTCCCTGGCCGGGCTCCCCGGTTCACGGGCTCACGACGTCATCGAACCGGGCTTCGTCCGGCCCACCAATCACGCCGGGGGCATCGAAGGTGGGGTCACCAACGGCCAACCGGTGGTCGTCAGCGCGGCGATGAAGCCCATCCCGACCCTGGGCCGGCCGCTGGCCTCAGTCGACCTGGCCACGGGCCAACCCGCCCCGGCCCTCAAGGAGCGGGGCGACACCTGCGCCGTCCCTGCCGCGGCCGTCGTCGGAGGGGCCGTCGTCGCCTTCGAGCTGGCCCGGGCTTGGCTTGAGAAGTTCGGCGGGGACAGCCTCGGCCAGACAAAACGGGCCTTCGCCGGCTACCTCGAGGAGATTGTCACCCGGGGGTTCGGCCGGGACGTTGACCGGGGGGAAAAGCCATGA